A window of Apium graveolens cultivar Ventura chromosome 8, ASM990537v1, whole genome shotgun sequence contains these coding sequences:
- the LOC141679440 gene encoding uncharacterized protein LOC141679440 — MANLAKLEFVALDVSGNNYLSWVLDAELHLSANGLKDTTDPEKISTVEQNAKAIIFLRHHIHEDLKSECLTIKNPLTLWNNLKDIFDLQKLVHLPSARYDWINLRLQDLKSVAEYNSALFKISSKLILCGENITDAEMIEKTLSTFHPNTMILAQQYRERNVQKYGELISLLLVAEKNNELLLKNHQIRPTGSVQLPEVHNTSFLKNGRGKGHRGGRGYGRNRGRGNFRGRFHNQYHSGQLKWQRDGCNSGHQKWQREVPNKRKAPQEGENRGICHRCGSEGHWQHTCRTPKHLVDLYESSKRNNGKRV, encoded by the coding sequence ATGGCGAATCTTGCAAAATTAGAGTTTGTTGCCTTGGATGTTTCGGGGAATAATTATTTGTCATGGGTCCTTGATGCGGAATTACACCTTAGTGCTAATGGCCTAAAAGATACTACTGACCCAGAAAAAATCTCAACTGTTGAACAAAATGCAAAAGCGATTATCTTTCTTAGGCATCACATCCACGAAGATCTAAAATCTGAATGCCTCACTATCAAAAATCCACTCACCCTTTGGAATAATCTCAAGGATATATTTGATCTCCAGAAACTTGTTCACTTGCCATCTGCCCGATATGACTGGATTAATTTGAGGTTACAAGATTTAAAATCTGTAGCTGAATATAATTCTGCTCTTTTCAAGATAagctcaaaattaattttatgtggTGAAAATATTACTGATGCTGAAATGATTGAAAAGACCCTCTCAACCTTTCACCCCAATACTATGATCCTGGCTCAACAATATAGGGAGCGTAATGTTCAGAAATATGGCGAGCTGATATCTCTCCTTCTTGTGGCTGAAAAGAATAATGAGTTGCTACTGAAAAATCATCAGATACGTCCCACAGGCTCTGTCCAGTTACCTGAAGTACATAACACGTCATTCCTGAAGAATGGACGTGGGAAAGGGCATAGAGGAGGACGGGGTTATGGACGAAACCGTGGACGTGGAAATTTTCGTGGTCGGTTTCACAATCAATATCATTCTGGCCAGCTGAAGTGGCAACGTGATGGTTGCAACTCTGGCCACCAAAAATGGCAACGTGAAGTGCCAAATAAAAGAAAGGCACCCCAAGAAGGAGAGAACCGAGGCATCTGCCATAGGTGCGGATCTGAGGGGCACTGGCAACATACTTGTCGCACACCCAAACATCTT
- the LOC141677230 gene encoding uncharacterized protein LOC141677230 has translation MSSAKDSDPALGYLTRKETEVKLPRPTRVKNKTPAPIQITAEQILREARERQEAEIRPPKQKITDSVELSDYRLRKRKEFEDLIRRVRWNKSVWVKYAKWEESQKDFNRARSVWERALDVDYRDHTMWLKYADVEMKNKFINHARNVWDRAITLLPRVDQLWYKYIHMEEMLGNVAGARQIFERWMSWEPDTQAWLSYIKFELRYNEIGRARGIFERFVNCQPKVNAWIRFAKFEMKNGEIGKARSVYERAVDKLADDEEAENLFVAFAEFEERCKETERARFIYKYALDHIPKGRAEDLYRKFVAFEKQYGDREGIEDAIVGKRRFQYEDEVRKNPLNYDSWFDYIRLEESVGNKDRIREVYERAIANVPPAEEKRYWQRYIYLWINYALYEEIDAQDVERTRDVYRECLKLIPHNQFSFAKVWLLAAQFEIRQLNLKGARSILGQAIGKAPKDKIFKKYIEIELQLGNIDRCRKLYEKYLQWSPENCYAWSKYAELERSLSETERARAIFELAIAQPALDMPELLWKAYIDFEISEGEFEKTRQLYERLLERTKHLKVWISFAKFEASAMSEEQVLELPEDEAQKLLREQQLQCLQNARRVFESAINYFRTSAPDLKEERAMLLEEWFNLESSFGELGDVSLVRAKQPKKLKKRRLIDTDDGPAGYEEYIDYIFPEETQAPNMKILEAAYKWKKQKTSNDQD, from the exons atgTCGTCGGCGAAAGATTCGGACCCAGCACTGGGCTATCTCACGCGCAAAGAGACGGAAGTTAAGCTCCCGCGCCCAACTAGGGTTAAAAACAAAACTCCGGCGCCGATTCAAATCACCGCCGAGCAAATCCTCCGAGAAGCTCGTGAGCGACAAGAAGCGGAGATCCGACCGCCTAAACAAAAGATCACTGATTCAGTTGAGCTCTCCGATTATCGATTACGAAAGCGAAAGGAATTCGAGGACTTAATTAGGCGAGTGAGGTGGAATAAGAGCGTGTGGGTTAAGTATGCTAAGTGGGAGGAGTCTCAGAAGGATTTTAATCGTGCTCGGTCGGTTTGGGAACGCGCGTTGGATGTCGATTATCGAGATCATACAATGTGGCTTAAGTATGCTGATGTGGAAATGAAGAATAAGTTTATTAATCATGCTAGGAATGTTTGGGATAGAGCGATTACGTTGTTACCGAGAGTTGATCAGTTGTGGTATAAGTATATTCATATGGAGGAGATGTTGGGGAATGTGGCGGGAGCTAGGCAGATTTTTGAGAGGTGGATGAGTTGGGAACCGGATACGCAAGCGTGGTTGAGTTATATTAAGTTTGAGTTGAGGTATAATGAGATAGGGAGAGCCAGAGGGATTTTTGAGCGGTTTGTGAATTGTCAGCCGAAGGTGAATGCCTGGATTAGGTTTGCGAAGTTTGAGATGAAGAATGGGGAGATTGGGAAGGCGAGGAGTGTTTATGAACGGGCGGTTGATAAGTTGGCGGATGATGAGGAGGCGGAGAATTTGTTTGTTGCGTTTGCCGAGTTTGAGGAGAGGTGTAAGGAGACAGAGAGAGCGAGGTTTATTTATAAGTATGCGCTTGATCATATTCCCAAGGGACGGGCAGAGGATTTGTATAGGAAGTTTGTTGCGTTTGAGAAGCAGTATGGTGATAGGGAGGGTATTGAGGATGCGATTGTCGGGAAGAGGAGGTTTCAGTATGAGGATGAAGTGAGGAAGAATCCGTTGAATTATGATTCGTGGTTTGATTATATTAGGTTGGAGGAAAGTGTCGGGAATAAGGATAGGATTAGGGAGGTTTATGAACGAGCGATTGCTAATGTTCCTCCGGCTGAAGAGAAGCGGTATTGGCAGCGTTATATATACCTTTG GATCAATTATGCATTGTATGAGGAAATTGATGCACAGGATGTGGAGCGAACCAGAGATGTTTATAG AGAGTGTCTCAAGTTGATTCCCCATAATCAGTTTTCCTTTGCAAAAGTCTGGTTGTTGGCTGCCCAGTTTGAGATTAGGCAATTAAATCTCAAAGGTGCTCGGTCGATACTTGGACAAGCAATTGGGAAGGCTCCTAAAGACAAG atttttaagAAGTACATTGAAATTGAGCTTCAGCTCGGGAACATAGATCGATGTAGGAAGCTGTATGAAAAGTACCTGCAGTGGTCACCAGAAAATTGCTATGCTTGGAGTAAGTATGCTGAGCTGGAAAGATCATTAAGTGAAACTGAAAGAGCGAGAGCCATTTTTGAGCTGGCAATCGCTCAACCAGCACTGGATATGCCAGAATTGTTATGGAAG GCGTATATTGACTTTGAGATATCAGAGGGTGAATTTGAAAAAACTAGACAACTTTATGAGAGACTTCTTGAACGTACGAAACacttgaaggtctggatcagctTCGCTAAATTTGAGGCATCTGCGATGTCTGAGGAACAGGTTCTCGAGTTGCCTGAGGATGAAGCCCAGAAGTTGCTCCGTGAACAACAGCTTCAGTGCCTTCAAAACGCTAGAA GGGTTTTTGAGAGTGCCATCAACTACTTCAGAACATCTGCTCCTGACCTGAAAGAGGAAAGAGCCATGTTACTAGAAGAATGGTTCAACCTGGAGAGCAGTTTTGGCGAGCTCGGCGATGTAAGTTTGGTGCGTGCAAAGCAGCCTAAAAAGCTGAAGAAGAGGAGGCTCATAGATACTGATGATGGTCCTGCTGG TTATGAAGAGTACATCGACTACATCTTCCCTGAAGAAACACAGGCCCCAAATATGAAGATTTTGGAAGCTGCTTACAAGTGGAAGAAGCAAAAGACGTCCAACGACCAAGACTGA